From Sphingomonas nostoxanthinifaciens, a single genomic window includes:
- the motA gene encoding flagellar motor stator protein MotA gives MFAAIGLVVLLGMVFGGFAFTGGSLGPVLEAIPHEMIIIGGAAVGAIVAGNSMKEIKQFGGGFMKVLKGPKYAKKDYLDTIFLVSGLMKMLRTDGPVALEPHIEDPKSSSVFGQYPKLLKDSTLIHMITDTLRLVVISSGTLDPMAVEDVMDNALKTHHHDDIRPADMLQGLADALPALGIVAAVLGVVKTMGSIDKPPTILGGMIGSALVGTFMGILLAYGIVAPFANRCRQVIEADGAIYGMVKQIIIASLHGHPLPLVIEAARSGITHSNQPAFAEVFDGMRGR, from the coding sequence ATGTTTGCTGCCATCGGCCTTGTCGTCCTGCTTGGCATGGTGTTCGGCGGGTTCGCCTTCACCGGCGGCAGCCTCGGCCCGGTGCTGGAGGCGATCCCGCACGAGATGATCATCATCGGCGGTGCGGCGGTCGGTGCGATCGTCGCCGGCAACAGCATGAAAGAGATCAAGCAGTTCGGCGGCGGCTTCATGAAGGTGCTCAAGGGGCCGAAATACGCCAAGAAGGATTATCTCGACACGATCTTCCTCGTCTCCGGCCTGATGAAGATGCTGCGCACCGACGGGCCCGTCGCGCTGGAGCCGCACATCGAAGACCCCAAGTCGTCGAGCGTCTTCGGCCAATATCCCAAGCTGCTCAAGGATTCGACGCTGATCCACATGATCACCGATACGCTTCGGCTGGTGGTGATCTCGTCCGGCACGCTCGACCCGATGGCGGTCGAGGACGTGATGGACAATGCGCTGAAGACGCATCACCACGACGACATTCGGCCGGCCGACATGCTGCAGGGCCTCGCCGACGCTTTGCCCGCATTGGGCATCGTCGCGGCCGTGCTCGGCGTGGTCAAGACGATGGGCTCGATCGACAAGCCGCCGACGATCCTGGGCGGCATGATCGGCTCGGCGCTGGTCGGCACCTTCATGGGCATTCTGCTCGCCTACGGCATCGTCGCGCCCTTCGCGAACCGCTGCCGCCAGGTGATCGAGGCCGACGGCGCGATCTACGGCATGGTCAAGCAGATCATCATCGCCTCGCTCCATGGCCACCCGCTGCCGCTGGTGATCGAGGCGGCGCGCTCGGGCATCACCCATTCGAACCAGCCGGCCTTCGCCGAGGTGTTCGACGGCATGCGCGGCCGCTAA
- a CDS encoding flagellar motor protein MotB translates to MAAPAKRGKNEPEPRPIIVKKIIVEGHGGHHGGAWKVAYADFVTAMMAFFLLLWILGATTEKQRKGIADYFAPTMVQMKQKSAGSNGVFGGDSIVSKDHYAHKSAQTGSRSLTIPKDASGGVKEGEAQRVKDRIRFGFLKRELMKRIQSDKSLQRFAQNIRMTETREGLRIDLVDKADFSMFAIGTDRLLPDAFRLMGQVAQVISAVPNGVIVRGHTDSLPYAAGRSVNNWTLSSARAEATRRALAEQGVAGTRFSRIEGVADREPFVPTDRYDPRNRRMSVTLEWSDTKQGDAAGGDPQTAGVADSIK, encoded by the coding sequence ATGGCCGCACCAGCCAAACGGGGCAAGAACGAGCCCGAACCACGCCCGATCATCGTCAAGAAGATCATCGTCGAGGGCCATGGCGGCCACCATGGCGGCGCCTGGAAGGTCGCCTATGCCGACTTCGTGACCGCGATGATGGCGTTCTTCCTGCTGCTGTGGATCCTCGGTGCCACCACCGAGAAGCAGCGCAAGGGCATCGCCGACTATTTCGCGCCGACGATGGTGCAGATGAAGCAGAAGTCGGCCGGATCGAACGGCGTCTTCGGCGGCGATTCGATCGTGTCGAAGGATCATTATGCGCACAAGTCGGCGCAGACCGGCAGCCGCTCGCTCACCATTCCCAAGGATGCGTCGGGCGGCGTGAAGGAAGGCGAGGCGCAGCGCGTCAAGGATCGCATCCGTTTCGGCTTCCTCAAGCGCGAGCTGATGAAGCGGATCCAGAGCGACAAGTCGCTCCAGCGCTTCGCACAGAACATCCGCATGACCGAGACGCGCGAGGGACTGCGCATCGATCTGGTGGACAAAGCCGACTTCTCGATGTTCGCGATCGGCACCGATCGTCTGCTGCCCGATGCGTTCCGGCTGATGGGGCAGGTGGCGCAGGTGATTTCCGCCGTGCCCAACGGCGTGATCGTGCGCGGCCACACCGACTCGCTGCCTTATGCGGCCGGCCGCTCGGTCAACAACTGGACGCTGTCGAGCGCGCGAGCCGAAGCGACGCGGCGTGCGCTGGCGGAGCAGGGCGTGGCGGGCACCCGCTTCAGTCGGATCGAAGGCGTGGCCGATCGTGAACCGTTCGTGCCGACCGATCGCTACGATCCGCGCAACCGCCGCATGTCGGTCACGCTCGAGTGGAGCGATACGAAGCAGGGCGACGCGGCTGGAGGCGACCCTCAGACCGCCGGGGTGGCCGACAGCATCAAGTAA
- a CDS encoding transglycosylase SLT domain-containing protein, with product MSLSRISTSLAAARDEARAAIGAAAQSTGVDFSYLLAQAQSESGLNATAKAGNSTATGLYQFLDQSWLAVVKKHGAEHGLGWAADAIQSKRGGGFTVDPSLRDAVFGLREQAAPAAMMAASYASENAQGLTQALGRGVNGTDLYFAHFLGLQGATRFLRAATTSPDATAASLFPREAHSNRGIFYASDGSARTLGQVYALMGSKLDKASDANGVSDTSNATPGSLVQSLPGAPPLPDVRLAYADMSDASLGTPATQVADASGDVSSMMAALEQGRVNLLKPTPAQARLAYLMLSATPAV from the coding sequence GTGTCGCTCTCGCGCATCTCGACCAGCCTGGCGGCGGCCCGCGACGAAGCGCGCGCCGCGATCGGTGCGGCTGCGCAAAGCACCGGCGTGGATTTCTCGTATCTGCTGGCACAGGCGCAGAGCGAGAGCGGACTGAACGCCACCGCCAAGGCCGGCAATTCGACCGCGACCGGCCTCTATCAATTCCTCGACCAGAGCTGGCTCGCCGTCGTCAAGAAGCATGGCGCCGAACATGGCCTCGGCTGGGCGGCGGACGCGATCCAGTCGAAGCGCGGCGGCGGCTTCACCGTCGATCCCTCGCTGCGCGATGCGGTGTTCGGGCTGCGCGAGCAGGCGGCCCCTGCGGCGATGATGGCGGCATCCTATGCCAGCGAGAATGCGCAGGGCCTGACGCAGGCGCTCGGCCGCGGCGTCAACGGCACCGATCTCTATTTCGCGCATTTCCTCGGGCTGCAGGGTGCGACGCGCTTCCTGCGCGCCGCCACCACCAGCCCCGACGCCACCGCCGCCAGCCTGTTCCCGCGCGAGGCGCATTCCAATCGCGGCATCTTCTACGCAAGCGACGGCTCAGCCCGCACGCTCGGGCAGGTCTATGCGCTGATGGGATCGAAGCTCGACAAAGCGAGCGACGCCAACGGTGTTTCAGACACGAGCAACGCGACGCCGGGATCGCTCGTCCAGAGCCTGCCCGGCGCGCCGCCGTTGCCCGACGTGCGGCTTGCCTATGCCGACATGAGCGACGCCAGCCTCGGCACGCCCGCGACGCAGGTCGCCGACGCATCGGGCGACGTCTCCTCGATGATGGCCGCGCTGGAGCAAGGCCGGGTCAATTTGCTCAAGCCCACGCCCGCGCAGGCCCGGCTCGCTTACTTGATGCTGTCGGCCACCCCGGCGGTCTGA
- a CDS encoding acyltransferase family protein, with amino-acid sequence MGDSVARGIAARHLVGLDGLRGLAAFVVVVHHVGTTIGVDIAPSAIYAVDFFFLLSGFVVARAYEDKIADGRMSAGTFALVRAVRLYPAVLLSLVISAAFHLTGGVADADATGTAYLALFLIPCLSTNMLFPLNPPLWSLLLELIANAGHVAMLTGPDRRRTVAHAAMAAMVGLGALLFAILAYRSIAIGPKPETALGGVARIAFSYGLGVLLYRMRRDGLLRAIDGKVPFLLGVAILTGLLLPQLPHETLLCVIFVLLLSPITLVAGFATPGSAMIDRCCTILGKLSYPLYALHMPILATIGAGGVAPTDGVAAFLFWSVVVLATCGFSYAVAEFYEAPLIAWAKRRLATADMPAASTVGAAQMAGTIR; translated from the coding sequence ATGGGGGATTCGGTCGCGCGCGGCATAGCTGCGCGACATCTGGTTGGTCTTGACGGACTGCGTGGGCTGGCGGCATTCGTCGTCGTAGTTCATCATGTAGGAACGACGATCGGCGTCGATATCGCGCCGAGTGCTATCTATGCCGTGGACTTCTTCTTTCTGCTCAGCGGCTTCGTCGTGGCGCGTGCTTATGAAGACAAGATCGCCGACGGTCGAATGTCTGCCGGCACCTTCGCGCTGGTGCGCGCCGTCCGGCTCTATCCGGCGGTCCTTCTCAGCCTTGTTATCAGCGCGGCCTTCCATCTGACGGGTGGCGTTGCCGATGCCGATGCCACCGGCACCGCCTATCTGGCGCTGTTCCTGATCCCCTGCCTTTCGACCAACATGCTGTTCCCGCTCAATCCGCCGCTCTGGTCGTTGCTGCTGGAGCTGATCGCCAATGCCGGTCATGTGGCGATGCTGACCGGCCCCGATCGGCGACGCACGGTCGCGCATGCGGCGATGGCGGCGATGGTCGGGCTCGGCGCTTTGCTGTTCGCGATCCTCGCTTATCGTTCGATCGCGATCGGCCCGAAGCCCGAAACCGCGCTTGGCGGCGTGGCCCGGATCGCGTTCAGTTATGGATTGGGCGTCCTGCTCTATCGCATGCGGCGCGACGGGCTGCTGCGCGCGATCGACGGGAAGGTGCCGTTCCTGCTGGGCGTCGCCATCCTGACGGGGTTGCTGCTGCCGCAATTGCCCCACGAAACCCTGCTGTGCGTGATCTTCGTCCTGCTGCTGTCGCCGATCACGCTGGTGGCCGGCTTCGCGACGCCGGGGTCGGCCATGATCGACCGTTGCTGCACGATCCTCGGTAAGCTCTCCTACCCACTCTACGCGCTGCACATGCCGATCCTCGCGACGATCGGTGCCGGGGGTGTGGCCCCTACGGACGGCGTGGCGGCATTCCTGTTCTGGTCGGTGGTCGTGCTGGCGACATGCGGCTTCTCTTACGCCGTGGCCGAATTTTACGAGGCGCCGCTCATCGCGTGGGCGAAGCGCCGGCTGGCCACGGCCGATATGCCGGCGGCCTCGACGGTCGGCGCGGCCCAGATGGCCGGCACGATCCGCTAG
- a CDS encoding FAD:protein FMN transferase, giving the protein MGTMWHVRFARPPHANLTAIGAAIVARLGNIVAEMSQWEAASYLSRFNRAPAGSWFALPPDFAHVVAAGLRIAAATDGAFDPAIGRLTDLWGFGPVSRSTPPDEATLRAARAASGWRRLEFDPGARRLRQPGGLALDLSGIAKGHAVDAIADLLAAKGLGHCLVEIGGELAGRGVRPDGQPWWVDVEQPPGSTLPPLRIALHGLAVATSGDYRRGAHTLDPRTGRSTANGVVSVTVIHASAMDADAWATAVTVLGGDAGIAAAEVAGIAACVVVMIDGEARELLSPAFAAMLAD; this is encoded by the coding sequence ATGGGCACGATGTGGCACGTGCGCTTCGCCCGGCCTCCCCATGCCAACCTGACGGCGATCGGCGCGGCGATCGTGGCCCGGCTGGGCAACATCGTCGCCGAGATGAGCCAGTGGGAAGCGGCATCCTATCTGTCGCGCTTCAACCGCGCGCCCGCAGGATCATGGTTCGCGCTGCCCCCCGATTTCGCCCATGTCGTCGCCGCCGGGCTGCGCATCGCGGCCGCGACCGATGGCGCCTTCGATCCGGCGATCGGGCGCTTGACCGATTTGTGGGGATTCGGGCCCGTATCGCGATCGACCCCGCCCGATGAGGCGACGCTCCGCGCGGCGCGCGCGGCATCGGGCTGGCGACGGCTCGAATTCGATCCCGGCGCACGACGGCTGCGGCAGCCGGGAGGGCTGGCGCTCGATCTGTCGGGCATCGCCAAGGGCCATGCCGTCGATGCGATCGCCGACCTGCTGGCGGCGAAGGGTCTGGGCCATTGCCTGGTCGAGATTGGCGGCGAGCTGGCCGGGCGCGGCGTCCGGCCCGATGGCCAGCCGTGGTGGGTGGATGTCGAGCAGCCGCCCGGCAGCACGCTGCCGCCGCTCCGTATCGCGCTGCACGGCCTGGCGGTGGCGACCTCGGGCGACTATCGGCGCGGCGCCCATACGCTCGATCCGCGCACCGGGAGGTCGACCGCGAACGGCGTCGTCTCGGTGACGGTGATCCATGCGAGCGCGATGGACGCCGATGCATGGGCGACGGCGGTCACCGTGCTCGGCGGGGATGCGGGGATCGCCGCGGCCGAGGTGGCGGGGATCGCAGCATGCGTCGTCGTCATGATCGACGGCGAAGCGCGCGAATTGCTTTCTCCCGCCTTCGCGGCGATGCTCGCGGACTGA
- a CDS encoding DUF4198 domain-containing protein: MRNLTTRLLAAAVALAALPAAARAEHPWLLPSATSFSGPESWVTFDGAVTSELFFFDHAPLRLESVKVTQPDGTPGTMQNASTGRYRSVFDVKLDKPGTWRVSSEMAMVGGTFMQNGVERRVGGRGGPPGGGPGGPAAAGGPPRLPSVAVNEIPADATDVKLAETLSRNEVYVTEGTPTTAVFAPTGKGIELVPITHPDDLVLGEPARFRFLVDGQPMAGLKVAVIRGGKRYRNDLGAMDLTTGADGVLTIKWPEAGMYWLNATLTDAKTSVPRATERRLSYSTTLEVLMP, translated from the coding sequence ATGCGTAACCTCACCACTCGCCTGCTCGCCGCTGCCGTCGCGCTGGCGGCACTCCCCGCCGCCGCGCGCGCCGAGCATCCGTGGCTGCTTCCCTCGGCCACCAGCTTCTCCGGCCCTGAAAGCTGGGTGACCTTCGACGGCGCGGTGACGAGCGAATTGTTCTTCTTCGACCATGCCCCGCTGCGGCTCGAATCGGTCAAGGTCACCCAGCCCGACGGCACACCCGGCACGATGCAGAATGCGTCGACCGGCCGCTACCGCTCGGTCTTCGACGTCAAGCTCGACAAGCCCGGCACGTGGCGGGTCAGCAGCGAGATGGCGATGGTCGGCGGTACCTTCATGCAGAACGGCGTCGAGCGGCGCGTCGGCGGTCGCGGTGGTCCTCCGGGTGGCGGACCCGGTGGGCCTGCCGCAGCAGGCGGCCCGCCGCGCCTACCCTCTGTCGCGGTGAACGAGATCCCCGCCGACGCGACCGACGTGAAGCTCGCCGAGACGCTGTCGCGCAACGAGGTCTATGTGACCGAGGGGACGCCGACCACCGCCGTCTTCGCCCCCACCGGCAAGGGCATCGAGCTGGTGCCGATCACCCATCCCGACGATCTTGTGCTGGGCGAGCCTGCGCGGTTCCGCTTCCTGGTCGACGGCCAGCCCATGGCCGGCCTGAAGGTAGCCGTCATCCGTGGCGGCAAGCGTTATCGCAACGATCTCGGCGCGATGGATCTCACCACCGGCGCCGACGGCGTGCTGACGATCAAGTGGCCCGAGGCGGGCATGTACTGGCTCAATGCGACGCTGACCGACGCCAAGACCAGCGTCCCGCGCGCGACCGAGCGGCGCCTGTCCTACAGCACCACGCTGGAAGTGCTGATGCCGTGA
- a CDS encoding DUF2271 domain-containing protein translates to MRSTSFILLGGAIAAPAAAGTINVTIPRLSVAEYHPPYVAVWLEPTAGGAPRTIAVWYNVKKLGAEPGTKWLAEMRTWWRKAGRSMTVPADGITGATRAPGQYNITLPADVKPGAYVLNVEAARESGGRELVSTPLTVPGTARAAGKAELGAITVSAR, encoded by the coding sequence ATGCGATCGACTTCCTTCATCCTGCTGGGCGGCGCGATCGCCGCGCCGGCTGCCGCCGGCACGATCAATGTCACAATCCCGCGCCTGTCGGTCGCCGAATATCACCCGCCTTATGTCGCGGTATGGCTGGAGCCGACCGCCGGCGGCGCACCGCGCACGATCGCGGTGTGGTACAACGTCAAGAAGCTCGGCGCCGAGCCGGGCACCAAGTGGCTGGCCGAGATGCGCACCTGGTGGCGCAAGGCGGGGCGGAGCATGACCGTGCCTGCCGACGGCATCACCGGCGCGACCCGCGCGCCCGGCCAGTATAATATAACCCTGCCCGCCGACGTGAAGCCCGGCGCCTACGTGCTAAACGTCGAGGCCGCGCGCGAAAGCGGCGGCCGCGAGCTCGTCTCCACGCCGCTGACCGTGCCCGGCACCGCGCGCGCGGCGGGCAAGGCCGAGCTCGGCGCCATCACCGTTTCCGCCCGCTGA
- a CDS encoding PepSY-associated TM helix domain-containing protein, which translates to MIPSHPQTHRRSWRSWWLKQLHTWHWVSAAISLLSMLLFAVTGITLNHAASIDAKPVVKDSSGTLPGPLRPLLASPPRADAPLPTAVAKAVRDIVGVDAGSHAGEWSDGEVYVALPRPGGDAWVSIDRANGHISAETTDRGWISYLNDLHKGRNAGAIWFWFIDLFAAACVLFTITGLLLLQFHARRRPMTWPMVAAGVALPIIVAILFIH; encoded by the coding sequence CTGATCCCGTCGCATCCTCAAACGCACCGCCGCTCCTGGCGCAGCTGGTGGCTCAAGCAGCTGCACACCTGGCATTGGGTGAGCGCGGCGATCTCGTTGTTGTCGATGCTGCTGTTCGCCGTGACGGGGATCACGCTCAACCACGCAGCGTCGATCGACGCGAAGCCGGTGGTGAAAGACAGCAGCGGCACCCTGCCCGGCCCGCTGCGGCCCCTGCTCGCCTCTCCACCGCGCGCCGACGCGCCGCTGCCCACCGCCGTGGCGAAGGCGGTGCGCGATATCGTCGGCGTCGATGCCGGCAGCCATGCCGGCGAATGGTCCGACGGTGAGGTCTATGTCGCACTGCCACGGCCGGGCGGCGACGCCTGGGTGAGCATCGATCGCGCCAACGGCCATATCAGCGCCGAGACCACTGACCGCGGCTGGATCTCGTACCTCAACGATCTCCACAAGGGCCGCAATGCCGGGGCGATATGGTTCTGGTTCATCGACCTGTTCGCGGCCGCCTGCGTGCTGTTCACGATCACCGGGCTGCTGCTGCTCCAGTTCCACGCGCGGCGCCGGCCGATGACGTGGCCGATGGTGGCGGCGGGCGTCGCGCTACCGATCATCGTCGCCATCCTGTTCATCCACTGA
- a CDS encoding glycosyltransferase, whose protein sequence is MEAPVFYDPSGRRGRWSKRLLLALIVVLFLAAIGFAATIFNVPAPDPLKIGIEREQPRSLNSQVAHLRRVVQRRVRAFASWLPSEGKPGTVMPGRQAVIGFYVPWDDASKTSLQAHINQLDWVVPVISSVTGPDHEFDYRPNANLKAVLATSQHHPLILPVVQNVEDDQWFGADTAKLLHDPKLRAHLLDQVGEMLTAEHAAGVVFDFEELPATAQHDYQRFIAEANKRFSNMLVTLAVPVGDNDWDLKAYAKVADKLFLMTYDEHYPGGDPGPIASQPWFVEKLRRTVAEVGREKSIIGIANYAYDWPDGKTDADTMTDEEAWLIAHDNNVVTRFDKASGNATFDYHDDDGTLRHVWLLDAASAWNQMRAVKAAGAFGTALWRMGGEDPGIWDDFAAIVKGNVPPTFGPLKSIGNVDVEGNGEIVRIEHVPEDGLRTVTGDARGLIRDEHFASYPTPYVVRRSGYRPKEVALTFDDGPDPKWTPKILDILKAKNAPATFFVIGENALAHPFLLNRILAQGSEIGNHSYTHPNMALVSPRGVRIELNTTQRLVEAYTGRAMRMARIPYFGDAEPTTSDELVPVLQAQQRGYLNIGLHVDTEDWQRPGTQAILDNTFDGVEAGNDKKSGNIILLHDSGGDRSQTVAALPAIIDGLRARGYTIVPVSRLANVSSNELNPRISGSDLIAVRFDVGIFMLLAGLDQLLKFLFFIAIFVGTARAILLALLALRSNLPRNRPVPPPIDPNRFVSVLIPAFNEARVIATSVARVLASEDVRLEVIVIDDGSSDGTSDVVREAYADDPRVRLLTLENGGKARALNRGLELATGEVIVALDADTQFEPLTIARLSRWFADDEVGAVAGNAKVGNRVNIVTRWQSVEYVTAQNLERRALSRFDAITVVPGAVGAWRRAALDSVGGYPHDTLAEDQDLTIAIQRKRWLVEYDIDAVAWTEAPETFGALAKQRFRWAFGTLQCLWKHRRILRERRPAGLALVGIPQAWLFQIGFALISPLIDLALAISIISTVVRVQQHGWHQTQSDVLRMLVYWVAFTAIDAICGRIAYALEPREKKFPLFLLLAQRFVYRQIMYSVVVRAVTAAVRGPWVGWGKLERSGRVATPQG, encoded by the coding sequence ATGGAAGCGCCGGTTTTCTACGATCCCAGCGGTCGGCGCGGCCGATGGTCGAAGCGCTTGCTGCTGGCGCTGATCGTCGTGCTGTTTCTCGCCGCGATCGGCTTCGCGGCGACGATCTTCAACGTGCCCGCGCCCGACCCGCTCAAGATCGGGATCGAGCGCGAACAGCCGCGCTCGCTCAACAGCCAGGTAGCGCATCTGCGCCGCGTCGTGCAGCGGCGCGTGCGCGCCTTCGCCTCGTGGCTGCCGTCGGAGGGAAAGCCGGGCACGGTGATGCCGGGTCGGCAGGCGGTGATCGGCTTCTACGTCCCGTGGGACGACGCCAGCAAGACAAGCCTGCAGGCGCACATCAACCAGCTCGACTGGGTGGTGCCGGTGATCTCGTCGGTCACCGGGCCGGATCACGAATTCGATTACCGGCCGAACGCCAACCTGAAAGCGGTGCTCGCCACCAGCCAGCATCATCCGCTGATCCTGCCGGTCGTCCAGAATGTCGAGGACGACCAATGGTTCGGCGCGGACACGGCGAAGCTGCTGCACGATCCCAAGCTGCGTGCGCATCTGCTCGATCAGGTCGGCGAGATGCTGACGGCGGAACATGCCGCCGGCGTGGTGTTCGACTTCGAAGAATTGCCGGCGACCGCGCAGCACGATTATCAGCGCTTCATCGCCGAGGCGAACAAGCGCTTCTCGAACATGCTGGTCACGCTGGCGGTGCCGGTCGGCGACAATGATTGGGATCTGAAGGCCTACGCCAAGGTCGCCGACAAATTGTTCCTGATGACCTATGACGAACATTATCCGGGCGGCGATCCGGGGCCGATCGCCTCGCAGCCGTGGTTCGTCGAAAAACTGCGCCGCACGGTGGCCGAGGTCGGCCGCGAAAAGTCGATCATCGGCATCGCCAACTATGCGTATGACTGGCCAGACGGCAAGACCGACGCCGACACCATGACCGACGAAGAGGCATGGCTGATCGCGCACGACAACAATGTCGTCACCCGGTTCGACAAAGCGAGCGGCAACGCCACGTTCGACTATCATGACGATGACGGCACGCTGCGCCACGTATGGCTGCTCGATGCCGCCAGTGCATGGAACCAGATGCGCGCGGTCAAGGCCGCGGGCGCGTTCGGTACAGCATTGTGGCGTATGGGCGGCGAGGATCCCGGTATCTGGGACGACTTCGCCGCGATCGTTAAGGGCAACGTGCCCCCGACCTTCGGGCCGCTCAAGTCGATCGGCAACGTCGACGTCGAGGGCAATGGCGAGATCGTCCGGATCGAACACGTTCCCGAAGACGGGCTGCGCACCGTGACCGGCGACGCGCGCGGGCTGATCCGCGACGAGCATTTCGCAAGCTATCCGACGCCCTATGTGGTGCGCCGCTCGGGCTATCGGCCGAAGGAGGTCGCGCTCACCTTCGACGACGGGCCCGATCCGAAGTGGACGCCCAAGATCCTCGACATCCTGAAGGCGAAGAACGCTCCGGCGACCTTCTTCGTGATCGGCGAGAATGCGCTCGCCCATCCCTTCCTGCTCAACCGCATCCTGGCGCAGGGCTCGGAGATCGGGAACCACAGCTACACCCATCCCAACATGGCTCTGGTGTCGCCGCGCGGCGTGCGGATCGAGCTCAACACCACGCAGCGGCTGGTCGAGGCCTATACCGGCCGCGCGATGCGGATGGCGCGCATCCCCTATTTCGGCGACGCCGAGCCGACCACCAGCGACGAGCTGGTGCCGGTGCTGCAGGCGCAACAACGCGGCTATCTCAACATCGGCCTGCACGTCGACACCGAGGATTGGCAGCGGCCGGGCACGCAGGCGATCCTCGACAACACCTTCGACGGTGTCGAGGCGGGCAACGACAAGAAATCGGGCAACATCATCCTGCTGCACGATTCGGGCGGCGATCGATCGCAGACGGTGGCGGCGCTGCCGGCGATCATCGATGGGCTGCGCGCGCGCGGCTATACAATCGTGCCGGTCTCGCGCCTCGCCAACGTCTCGTCGAACGAACTCAATCCGCGCATCTCGGGATCCGATCTGATCGCGGTGCGGTTCGACGTCGGCATCTTCATGCTGCTTGCCGGTCTCGACCAGCTGCTCAAGTTCCTGTTCTTCATCGCCATCTTCGTCGGCACGGCGCGCGCGATCCTGCTCGCGCTGCTGGCGCTGCGCTCCAACCTGCCGCGTAACCGGCCGGTGCCGCCGCCGATCGATCCCAACCGCTTCGTCTCGGTGCTGATCCCCGCCTTTAACGAGGCGCGGGTGATCGCGACGTCGGTCGCGCGCGTGCTGGCGAGCGAGGATGTCCGGCTCGAGGTGATCGTCATCGACGACGGTTCGTCCGACGGTACCAGCGACGTCGTCCGCGAGGCCTATGCCGACGATCCGCGCGTCCGCCTGCTGACGCTGGAGAATGGCGGCAAGGCACGCGCGCTCAACCGCGGGCTGGAATTGGCCACGGGCGAAGTGATCGTGGCGCTCGACGCCGACACCCAGTTCGAGCCGCTGACGATCGCGCGCCTGTCGCGCTGGTTCGCCGACGACGAGGTCGGCGCGGTGGCGGGCAACGCCAAGGTCGGCAATCGCGTCAACATCGTCACGCGCTGGCAGTCGGTGGAATATGTCACCGCGCAGAATCTGGAGCGGCGCGCGCTGTCCCGCTTCGACGCGATCACGGTCGTGCCGGGCGCGGTCGGCGCATGGCGGCGCGCCGCGCTCGACAGCGTCGGCGGCTATCCGCACGATACGCTGGCGGAAGACCAGGATCTGACCATCGCCATTCAGCGCAAGCGCTGGCTGGTGGAATATGACATCGACGCGGTCGCGTGGACCGAAGCACCCGAAACCTTCGGTGCGCTCGCCAAGCAGCGCTTCCGCTGGGCGTTCGGCACGCTGCAATGCCTGTGGAAGCATCGCCGCATCCTGCGCGAGCGGCGCCCGGCCGGGCTCGCCCTAGTCGGCATCCCGCAGGCGTGGCTGTTCCAGATCGGCTTCGCGCTGATCTCGCCGCTGATCGATCTGGCGCTGGCGATCAGCATCATCTCGACGGTCGTGCGCGTGCAGCAGCATGGCTGGCATCAGACGCAGAGCGACGTGCTGCGCATGCTGGTCTACTGGGTCGCCTTCACCGCGATCGACGCGATATGCGGCCGCATCGCCTATGCGCTGGAGCCGCGCGAGAAGAAGTTCCCGCTGTTCCTGCTGCTCGCCCAGCGCTTCGTCTACCGCCAGATCATGTATTCCGTGGTGGTGCGCGCGGTGACGGCGGCGGTGCGTGGTCCATGGGTCGGCTGGGGCAAGCTGGAACGTTCGGGACGCGTGGCGACGCCGCAGGGCTAA
- a CDS encoding alpha/beta fold hydrolase has product MTLPLLLLPGLISDARIFAAQLARFPQAIAVDGLGPLASLQAMAERTLEHAPERFALLGHSMGGRVALEVVRRAPDRVVRLALLSTGIHQPRPGEAESRHALRDVGRAEDAAALVDRWLPPMLAPAHRDDPAILQPLRAMCIGVGVEDFAAQSEAMLSRPPVDDLLPRIACPTLVITGAEDAWSPPAQHEAIAALIPDARLAIIPGAGHMLPAEAPDALNELIAAWLTEG; this is encoded by the coding sequence ATGACCCTGCCGCTCCTCCTGCTGCCCGGCCTGATCTCCGATGCGCGCATCTTCGCCGCTCAATTGGCACGTTTCCCCCAGGCGATCGCGGTCGACGGTCTGGGGCCGCTGGCCAGCCTCCAGGCCATGGCCGAGCGGACGCTAGAGCATGCGCCGGAGCGCTTCGCCTTGCTCGGCCATTCGATGGGCGGGCGGGTGGCGCTGGAGGTCGTGCGGCGCGCCCCCGACCGCGTCGTGCGGCTGGCGTTGCTGAGCACCGGCATTCACCAGCCCCGGCCGGGCGAGGCGGAAAGCCGCCACGCGCTGCGCGACGTCGGCCGCGCCGAGGACGCTGCCGCTTTGGTCGATCGCTGGTTGCCGCCGATGCTGGCACCGGCGCATCGCGACGACCCGGCGATCCTGCAGCCGCTGCGCGCGATGTGCATCGGCGTCGGAGTCGAGGATTTCGCCGCGCAGTCGGAGGCGATGCTGAGCCGGCCGCCGGTGGACGATCTGCTGCCGCGCATCGCCTGCCCGACGCTCGTCATCACCGGCGCCGAGGATGCGTGGAGCCCACCCGCACAGCATGAAGCCATCGCCGCGCTCATCCCCGATGCCCGGCTGGCGATCATCCCCGGCGCCGGTCACATGCTGCCCGCCGAGGCGCCCGACGCGTTGAACGAACTGATCGCGGCATGGTTGACGGAGGGATGA